Proteins co-encoded in one Cyanobacteria bacterium QS_8_64_29 genomic window:
- a CDS encoding transposase, with translation SEGDRVANPRYLQRSERKLKRLNRRVHKKPKGSNNRRKAVNRLGRQHLKVQRQRQDFAVKQARCVVTSADVVAFEALNVRGLVRNRHLAKSISDAAWSQFARWLQYFGQVFGKVVMAVPPQYTSQDCSACGARVSKTLSTRTHQCPSCGTTLDRDENAALNILQQGLRQAGADATRAGQARSHALGEETATPLGESRAAQVLSPNQESASSATGG, from the coding sequence ACTCCGAGGGCGATCGGGTAGCCAACCCGCGCTACCTGCAGCGTTCGGAGCGAAAGCTAAAACGGCTCAATCGGCGGGTTCACAAAAAGCCTAAAGGCTCTAACAACCGCCGTAAGGCGGTCAACCGGCTAGGCCGCCAGCACCTTAAGGTTCAGCGCCAGCGTCAAGACTTCGCCGTCAAGCAGGCGAGGTGCGTGGTGACATCGGCAGATGTCGTGGCGTTTGAGGCTTTGAACGTGCGCGGCTTGGTCCGCAACCGTCACTTGGCCAAGTCCATCTCGGATGCGGCTTGGTCGCAGTTCGCGCGCTGGTTGCAGTATTTCGGGCAGGTTTTCGGCAAGGTGGTTATGGCGGTCCCACCGCAATACACCAGCCAGGACTGCTCAGCCTGTGGGGCGCGGGTCTCCAAGACCCTAAGTACCCGAACCCACCAGTGTCCGAGCTGCGGCACGACCTTGGACCGCGATGAAAACGCAGCCCTTAACATCTTGCAGCAAGGGCTGCGACAAGCAGGTGCAGATGCAACTAGGGCCGGGCAGGCCCGAAGTCACGCTTTGGGAGAGGAGACCGCTACGCCGCTCGGTGAGAGCCGGGCGGCGCAAGTTTTGTCGCCGAACCAAGAATCCGCTAGCTCAGCCACTGGCGGCTAG
- a CDS encoding alpha/beta hydrolase, producing MAAVPQLSERLQAWYRNGSYFSFQGDRWFYREAGDGPPLLLLHGYPTASWGFHKVWPRLTQRFRAIAPDLLGSGFSDKPLGGRYDIASLADGVEALLQARGVRAPHVLAHAYGVTTAQELLARHLAGGGLPLRSVCFVNGGLFPEGSHPTPLQRLLMTPPGRLIARWGPTPFRTFSRKLARNFGQPPSEAELRELWQLLRFNGGDRVVPEVLQYLKERYAQRERWVGALAQADIPLRLINGAADPVSGTDIPRLWQQTVPNADLVQLDPGIGHYPPLEDPEGTLAAFLAFVDAIEA from the coding sequence ATGGCAGCAGTACCGCAGCTGAGCGAGCGCCTGCAGGCGTGGTACCGCAACGGCAGCTACTTTTCCTTCCAAGGCGATCGCTGGTTCTATCGCGAGGCGGGGGATGGGCCGCCTTTGCTGTTGCTGCACGGCTACCCCACGGCCTCCTGGGGCTTTCACAAGGTATGGCCTCGCCTGACGCAGCGGTTCCGCGCGATCGCGCCGGACTTGTTGGGGTCGGGCTTTTCCGACAAACCGCTAGGCGGTCGTTACGACATTGCCTCCCTAGCCGATGGCGTGGAGGCGCTGTTGCAAGCGCGAGGCGTCCGAGCGCCCCATGTGCTGGCCCACGCCTACGGCGTCACGACCGCGCAAGAGTTGTTGGCGCGCCACTTGGCCGGCGGCGGGCTGCCGCTGCGCTCGGTCTGCTTTGTCAACGGCGGCCTGTTCCCGGAGGGATCGCACCCCACGCCCTTGCAGCGGTTGCTCATGACGCCGCCCGGTCGCCTCATTGCCCGCTGGGGACCGACGCCGTTTCGCACCTTTAGCCGCAAGCTGGCGCGCAACTTCGGCCAACCGCCCAGCGAGGCCGAGCTGCGCGAGCTGTGGCAGTTGCTGCGGTTTAACGGCGGCGATCGCGTGGTCCCGGAGGTGCTGCAATACCTCAAGGAGCGCTACGCTCAGCGCGAGCGGTGGGTAGGCGCGCTCGCGCAGGCTGACATTCCGCTGCGGCTGATCAACGGTGCTGCAGATCCGGTATCGGGGACCGACATCCCGCGCCTGTGGCAGCAAACCGTGCCCAATGCGGACCTCGTCCAGCTCGACCCGGGCATTGGGCACTATCCACCGCTAGAAGACCCAGAGGGAACGCTCGCGGCGTTTTTGGCGTTCGTTGACGCTATCGAGGCGTAG
- a CDS encoding nucleoside 2-deoxyribosyltransferase, protein MGKTLYLAHPYGFSALERDPCLPPLVQQLESLGLTVWEPFARNNQLEASDPQWAHRVAVADKQDTLNADGVLAVLNGVPPDEGVCVEVGMAIACDKPLFLFRDDVRRCTDSGEYPLNLMLFASLGAETWRARYYTALAELADPGKALYQWAATPR, encoded by the coding sequence ATGGGCAAAACCCTCTATCTGGCCCACCCCTATGGCTTCTCCGCGCTGGAGCGCGATCCCTGCCTGCCGCCGCTCGTGCAGCAGCTCGAATCGCTCGGTCTCACGGTCTGGGAACCGTTCGCGCGCAACAATCAGCTTGAGGCGAGCGACCCCCAATGGGCCCACCGGGTGGCGGTCGCGGACAAGCAAGACACCCTCAACGCCGATGGCGTGCTGGCAGTGCTCAACGGCGTGCCGCCGGATGAGGGCGTCTGCGTGGAAGTGGGCATGGCGATCGCCTGCGACAAGCCCCTGTTTCTGTTCCGCGATGACGTTCGCCGCTGCACCGACAGCGGCGAGTACCCGCTCAACCTGATGCTGTTTGCGAGCCTAGGCGCCGAGACCTGGCGCGCGCGTTACTACACCGCGCTAGCCGAGCTCGCGGATCCAGGCAAGGCGCTCTATCAGTGGGCGGCTACGCCTCGATAG
- a CDS encoding tRNA pseudouridine(55) synthase TruB: MLGFANLNKPAGVSSHDCINRVRRSLGIKRVGHGGTLDPLATGVLPVAVGRATRLLRFLPEGKAYRATIRLGVRTATDDLEGEALERQPVPALDAETIAATLARSEGEIAQQPPAYSAIKQHGKRAYELARAGQAVAIPARTVRLDRIRLLDWRVAPQPELKVAIDCGPGTYVRALARDVGAALGTVGTLAALVRTASCGFELEQSVPPEQLERQASEGSVALVPPERGLAHLAAVVLPSREARRWCQGQTLAQPASIGQPGAFVRVQDEGGGLLGIGKLAAAETLLLKPEVVLAPG, from the coding sequence TTGCTCGGATTTGCCAATCTCAACAAGCCCGCCGGGGTCAGCTCGCACGATTGCATCAACCGGGTACGGCGCAGCCTGGGCATCAAGCGCGTCGGGCACGGGGGCACCCTGGATCCGCTGGCGACGGGCGTCCTGCCGGTTGCCGTCGGGCGGGCAACCCGGCTGTTGCGCTTTTTGCCCGAAGGCAAAGCCTATCGCGCCACGATCCGGCTGGGGGTGCGCACGGCAACGGACGACCTGGAAGGGGAGGCGCTCGAGCGCCAGCCCGTGCCTGCCCTCGATGCCGAGACCATCGCCGCTACGCTCGCCCGTTCTGAAGGCGAGATCGCGCAGCAACCGCCGGCCTACAGTGCCATCAAGCAGCACGGCAAGCGCGCTTACGAGCTGGCCCGAGCCGGCCAGGCCGTGGCCATCCCCGCGCGCACCGTGCGCCTGGATCGGATCCGGTTGCTGGATTGGCGGGTTGCGCCCCAGCCCGAGCTCAAGGTTGCCATTGACTGCGGCCCTGGCACCTACGTGCGCGCGCTCGCGCGGGATGTGGGCGCGGCCCTGGGAACGGTGGGAACGCTAGCCGCGCTCGTGCGCACTGCCAGTTGCGGCTTTGAGCTGGAACAGAGCGTACCGCCCGAGCAGCTCGAGCGCCAAGCAAGCGAAGGCAGCGTGGCGCTGGTGCCGCCCGAGCGGGGCCTGGCTCACTTGGCAGCCGTGGTTTTGCCATCGCGCGAGGCCCGGCGCTGGTGCCAGGGGCAAACGCTGGCCCAGCCAGCCTCCATCGGCCAGCCCGGCGCGTTCGTCCGGGTGCAGGATGAGGGGGGAGGGCTGCTGGGCATTGGCAAGCTGGCCGCAGCGGAGACGCTGCTGCTCAAACCGGAGGTCGTGCTGGCCCCGGGCTAA
- a CDS encoding peptidase has product MAAQTAPFGTWRSPITAEAIVSDAIRLGGVAPDGGDLYWLEGRPAEGGRYVLVRRTPEGGVADVTPAPYNVRTRVHEYGGGAFLVAAGTIYFVHFDDQRLYWQRPEGTPQPLTEPADRCYADFVLDRGRQRLVSVCEDRSDPEREPTNTLASIDLRTGAVAPLVAGSDFYSAPRLSPDGAWLAWVSWNHPHMPWDGTRLWVALVAADGALGEARCVAGGEAESVCHPQWSPAGELYFVSDRSNWWNLYRQRPDGTVACACERAAEFGVPHWVFGQSPYAFLSAQEAICTYTQQGYWYLATLDLASGALSPIETRYTDIGSLHATAEGAAFVGSSPTEFASVVSWHRGSGTQTVLRQASSLAVEAGYLSVPEAIAFSTEGGQTAYAWFYPPQNRDYRGPEGERPPLLVKSHGGPTAASSAALDLRIQYWTSRGFAFVDVNYSGSTGYGRDYRQRLYGNWGIVDVRDCAEAARYLARQGRVDGERLAIRGSSAGGYTTLAALTFESAFRAGASYYGISDPEALAQETHKFESRYLDLLIAPYPQHRDVYQARSPIAHAQQLACPVIFFQGLEDRIVPPNQAERMVEALRAKGIPVAYVPFEGEQHGFRRADNIKRALEAELYFYGRIFGFEPADAIAPVAIANLGTGASNA; this is encoded by the coding sequence ATGGCCGCGCAAACTGCCCCGTTCGGGACCTGGCGCTCCCCCATTACCGCCGAGGCGATCGTCTCGGACGCCATCCGCCTAGGCGGAGTCGCACCCGATGGCGGCGACCTGTACTGGCTGGAAGGCCGCCCTGCCGAGGGCGGGCGCTATGTGCTGGTGCGCCGCACGCCCGAGGGTGGCGTTGCGGACGTGACGCCTGCTCCCTACAACGTCCGCACCCGCGTCCACGAGTACGGCGGCGGGGCGTTCCTGGTAGCAGCGGGCACGATTTATTTCGTCCACTTTGACGACCAGCGCCTGTACTGGCAGCGCCCCGAGGGAACCCCGCAACCGCTGACCGAACCCGCCGATCGCTGCTACGCCGATTTTGTCCTGGATCGCGGGCGCCAGCGCCTGGTTAGCGTCTGCGAGGACCGCAGCGACCCCGAGCGAGAGCCCACCAACACCCTCGCCAGCATCGATTTGCGCACTGGTGCGGTGGCCCCCTTGGTCGCTGGTAGCGACTTCTATTCGGCGCCGCGCCTGAGTCCGGACGGGGCATGGCTGGCTTGGGTCAGTTGGAACCATCCCCACATGCCGTGGGACGGAACGCGGCTCTGGGTGGCACTGGTGGCAGCGGATGGCGCCCTGGGCGAGGCGCGCTGCGTCGCCGGTGGAGAGGCCGAGTCGGTGTGCCACCCGCAATGGTCGCCAGCGGGCGAGCTCTACTTTGTCAGCGATCGCAGCAATTGGTGGAACCTCTACCGCCAGCGTCCGGACGGCACGGTGGCCTGCGCCTGCGAGCGGGCGGCCGAGTTTGGGGTACCCCACTGGGTCTTTGGCCAGTCGCCCTATGCCTTCCTATCGGCCCAGGAGGCGATTTGCACCTACACCCAGCAGGGCTACTGGTACCTGGCGACCCTGGATCTGGCCAGCGGAGCGCTCTCGCCCATCGAGACCCGCTATACCGATATTGGGTCGCTGCATGCAACCGCTGAGGGGGCCGCGTTCGTCGGCAGCTCGCCCACCGAGTTTGCCAGCGTCGTGTCCTGGCACCGCGGCAGCGGCACCCAAACTGTGCTGCGGCAAGCCAGCTCGCTGGCGGTCGAGGCGGGCTATCTCTCGGTCCCCGAGGCGATCGCGTTCTCCACCGAGGGCGGGCAGACCGCCTATGCCTGGTTCTACCCGCCGCAGAACCGCGACTACCGCGGCCCCGAGGGCGAGCGCCCCCCGCTGCTGGTCAAAAGTCACGGCGGGCCCACCGCCGCCAGCTCGGCCGCGCTGGATCTGCGCATCCAGTACTGGACCAGCCGGGGCTTTGCCTTCGTCGATGTCAACTACAGCGGCAGTACCGGCTACGGGCGCGACTACCGCCAGCGGCTCTACGGCAACTGGGGGATTGTCGACGTCCGCGACTGTGCCGAGGCGGCGCGGTACCTGGCCCGGCAAGGCCGGGTCGATGGCGAGCGCCTGGCCATTCGCGGCAGCAGTGCCGGCGGCTACACCACCCTGGCCGCGCTGACCTTCGAGAGCGCGTTTCGGGCAGGGGCGAGCTACTACGGCATCAGCGATCCCGAAGCGCTGGCCCAAGAGACGCACAAATTCGAATCGCGCTATCTGGATTTGCTCATTGCCCCCTATCCCCAGCACCGCGATGTCTACCAGGCGCGATCGCCCATCGCGCACGCGCAGCAGCTCGCCTGTCCGGTCATTTTCTTCCAGGGGCTCGAAGATCGCATCGTGCCGCCCAACCAGGCCGAGCGCATGGTGGAGGCGTTGCGCGCTAAAGGCATTCCAGTGGCCTACGTGCCGTTTGAGGGCGAGCAGCACGGCTTCCGCCGCGCCGACAACATCAAGCGCGCCCTCGAGGCCGAACTGTACTTTTACGGGCGCATCTTCGGCTTCGAGCCGGCCGATGCCATCGCCCCCGTCGCGATTGCCAACTTGGGCACTGGCGCCAGCAACGCATAA
- the groL gene encoding chaperonin GroEL: MAKSIIYNDQARRALERGIDLLTESVAVTLGPRGRNVVLERKYGAPQIVNDGVTIAKEIELEDRIENTGVSLIRQAASKTNDNAGDGTTTAVVLAHGMVKEGMRNVAAGANAVSLQRGINKAAEYVVEQIGKHARQISDSNSVAQVGAISAGNDQEVGEMIAQAMDRVGREGVISLEEGKSMTTELDVAEGMRFDKGYISPYFVTDNERMEAVLDEPQLLITDKKITVIQDLVSILEQVSRSGKPLLIIAEDIEKEALATLVVNRMRGVLNVTAVKAPAFGDRRKQMLEDIAVLTGGQVITEDAGLTLENATTDMLGTARRVTVGRENTTIVAEGDNPDVSKRCEQIRRQLEDTESSYEREKLQERLAKLAGGVAVIKVGAATETEMRDRKLRLEDAVNATKAAVEEGIVPGGGTTLAHIAPDLEQWAKSNLNGEELTGAMIVCRALTAPLKRIAQNAGQNGAVIAERVKSKDFNIGYNAANNEFGDMYQAGVIDPAKVTRSAVQNAASIASMVLTTECIVVEKEQEKASSSAGGGGDFDY, from the coding sequence ATGGCTAAATCCATCATCTACAACGACCAAGCCCGCCGTGCCCTGGAGCGAGGCATCGATCTGCTGACCGAATCAGTGGCAGTCACCCTGGGGCCGCGGGGGCGCAACGTCGTCCTCGAGCGCAAGTACGGCGCGCCCCAGATTGTCAACGACGGCGTCACCATCGCCAAGGAAATCGAGCTCGAAGATCGCATCGAAAACACGGGCGTCTCGCTCATCCGGCAAGCCGCTTCCAAAACCAACGACAACGCCGGTGACGGTACCACCACGGCCGTGGTGCTCGCGCACGGCATGGTCAAAGAAGGCATGCGCAATGTCGCAGCCGGTGCCAATGCCGTCTCGCTGCAGCGCGGCATCAACAAAGCGGCCGAGTACGTGGTCGAGCAAATCGGCAAGCACGCGCGCCAGATCTCGGACTCTAACTCCGTCGCCCAGGTGGGCGCCATCTCGGCCGGCAACGACCAGGAAGTGGGCGAGATGATCGCCCAGGCCATGGATCGCGTCGGCCGCGAGGGCGTAATCTCGCTCGAGGAAGGCAAGTCCATGACCACCGAGCTGGACGTTGCCGAGGGCATGCGCTTCGATAAGGGCTACATCTCGCCTTACTTCGTCACCGACAACGAGCGCATGGAGGCGGTTCTGGACGAGCCGCAGCTGCTGATTACCGACAAGAAAATCACGGTCATCCAGGATTTGGTGTCCATCCTGGAGCAGGTCTCGCGCTCGGGCAAGCCGCTGCTCATCATTGCCGAGGACATTGAAAAAGAAGCCCTGGCCACGCTGGTGGTCAACCGCATGCGCGGCGTGCTGAACGTCACCGCCGTCAAGGCACCGGCCTTTGGCGATCGCCGCAAGCAGATGCTCGAGGACATCGCCGTGCTCACCGGCGGTCAGGTCATCACCGAGGACGCCGGGCTGACACTAGAAAACGCCACCACCGACATGCTGGGGACGGCCCGCCGCGTCACGGTGGGGCGCGAGAACACCACCATCGTGGCCGAGGGGGACAACCCAGATGTCAGCAAGCGCTGCGAGCAGATCCGGCGCCAGCTGGAAGACACCGAATCCTCCTACGAGCGCGAGAAGCTACAAGAGCGCCTCGCCAAGCTCGCCGGTGGCGTGGCCGTAATTAAAGTGGGTGCGGCCACCGAGACCGAGATGCGCGATCGCAAGCTGCGCCTGGAAGACGCCGTCAACGCCACCAAGGCCGCTGTGGAGGAAGGCATCGTCCCCGGCGGCGGTACCACCCTGGCCCACATTGCCCCCGATCTGGAGCAATGGGCCAAATCCAACCTCAACGGTGAGGAGCTCACCGGGGCCATGATCGTCTGCCGGGCGCTGACGGCACCGCTCAAGCGCATCGCCCAGAATGCCGGCCAAAACGGCGCCGTGATTGCCGAGCGCGTGAAGTCGAAGGACTTCAATATAGGCTACAACGCCGCCAACAACGAGTTCGGCGACATGTACCAAGCCGGCGTCATCGATCCGGCTAAGGTCACCCGCTCGGCGGTGCAAAACGCGGCCAGCATCGCCAGCATGGTCCTCACCACCGAGTGCATTGTGGTGGAAAAAGAACAGGAGAAAGCCTCCTCGAGCGCCGGTGGCGGCGGTGACTTCGACTACTAA
- a CDS encoding co-chaperone GroES, giving the protein MATVSLSVSTVKPLADRVFVKVSPSEEKTSGGIVLPDTAQEKPQVGEVVAVGPGKHNDDGSRTAPEVKVGDQVLYSKYAGTDIKLGGDDYVLLSEKDVLASVE; this is encoded by the coding sequence ATGGCAACCGTATCCCTAAGCGTCTCCACCGTTAAGCCCCTAGCCGATCGCGTCTTTGTCAAAGTCAGTCCCTCCGAAGAGAAAACCTCCGGCGGTATTGTGCTGCCCGACACGGCGCAAGAGAAGCCCCAGGTGGGCGAAGTGGTCGCCGTCGGGCCCGGCAAGCACAACGACGATGGCAGCCGCACCGCCCCTGAGGTCAAAGTGGGCGACCAGGTCCTCTACTCCAAATACGCCGGAACCGACATCAAGCTGGGCGGCGACGATTACGTCCTGCTCTCGGAGAAAGACGTTCTGGCCAGCGTCGAGTAG
- a CDS encoding DNA-binding response regulator, with amino-acid sequence MTGSAIRQAPQILLVDDDENLLVLIQDYLGFRGYEVVAAKSGGEALQLLSRQIPDMIVCDVLMPGIDGYEFVERVRQDARTSWLPVLFLTAKDSSQDRVKGLNRGADVYMAKPFEPEELVAQVESSLQQTHRLLQRNERDGDGREAAPVPPNVRLTRTETRVVRWVAQGLSNRDIAQQLNISQRTVESHVSNMLNKMRLHNRTELARWAIEANVAL; translated from the coding sequence ATGACAGGCAGCGCCATCCGGCAGGCACCGCAAATTTTGCTCGTCGATGACGACGAGAACCTGCTCGTTTTAATCCAGGATTATTTGGGCTTCCGCGGTTACGAGGTTGTCGCGGCCAAAAGCGGCGGCGAAGCCCTGCAACTGCTGTCGCGCCAAATCCCGGACATGATTGTCTGCGACGTTCTCATGCCCGGCATTGATGGGTACGAGTTTGTCGAGCGGGTGCGGCAAGATGCGCGCACGAGCTGGCTGCCGGTGCTGTTCCTAACGGCCAAAGACAGCAGTCAGGACCGGGTCAAGGGGCTCAATCGGGGCGCGGATGTCTACATGGCCAAGCCGTTCGAGCCGGAGGAGCTGGTGGCGCAGGTGGAGTCATCGCTGCAGCAGACCCACCGCCTGCTCCAGCGCAACGAGCGTGACGGTGACGGGCGCGAGGCCGCGCCCGTGCCGCCCAACGTCCGCCTGACGCGCACCGAAACCCGCGTGGTTCGTTGGGTGGCCCAAGGACTGTCCAATCGCGACATCGCGCAGCAGCTCAACATCAGCCAGCGGACGGTCGAGAGCCACGTCTCCAACATGCTCAACAAAATGCGCCTGCACAATCGCACCGAGCTGGCGCGCTGGGCGATCGAGGCCAACGTCGCGCTGTGA
- the lpxD gene encoding UDP-3-O-(3-hydroxymyristoyl)glucosamine N-acyltransferase yields the protein MKFSEIARQLSEAAGGALACDRGSDPDIAGVAAIDAAVPGTLSYIEGDAFADRVATTAASALVLPAQTALQQQASDRGLAWVASEQPRLTFAQAIALFYRPFQPAPHCHPSASIDPSATLGQDVAVGAGAVIQAGATLGEGVRVHPGAVVYPQAEVGERSVLHANCVVEERACIGPDCVIHSGATIGGEGFGFVQTAQGWYKMPQSGRTVLEAGVEVGCNSNIDRPAVGETRVGRNTKIDNAVQIGHGCRIGEACALASQVGLAGGVTIGNRVLLGGQVGVANQAHVGDGAVATAKAGVTSNVGAGQVVSGYPLLPHSLFLRVSAIYRRLPELYQSIKTLKQRLPG from the coding sequence ATGAAATTCAGCGAGATTGCGCGGCAGTTGAGCGAGGCAGCCGGCGGCGCGCTTGCCTGCGATCGCGGCAGCGACCCCGACATCGCCGGCGTGGCCGCGATCGATGCGGCGGTCCCCGGGACGCTCAGCTACATCGAAGGCGACGCCTTTGCCGATAGGGTAGCAACAACGGCGGCGAGCGCCCTGGTACTGCCGGCCCAAACCGCCCTACAGCAGCAGGCCAGCGATCGCGGGCTTGCCTGGGTCGCCTCCGAGCAGCCGCGACTGACCTTCGCGCAGGCCATCGCCCTGTTCTACCGGCCCTTCCAGCCCGCGCCGCACTGCCATCCCAGCGCCAGCATCGATCCCAGCGCGACCCTGGGCCAAGACGTTGCCGTGGGCGCCGGTGCGGTCATCCAAGCGGGTGCCACCCTGGGTGAGGGGGTGCGCGTTCATCCGGGTGCTGTTGTCTATCCGCAGGCCGAGGTGGGCGAGCGGAGCGTGTTGCATGCCAACTGCGTTGTCGAGGAGCGCGCTTGCATTGGGCCCGACTGCGTCATTCACAGCGGGGCCACCATCGGCGGCGAGGGGTTTGGGTTCGTGCAGACGGCCCAGGGCTGGTACAAAATGCCCCAATCCGGGCGGACGGTTTTGGAAGCTGGGGTTGAGGTGGGCTGCAACAGCAACATTGATCGCCCGGCGGTGGGGGAGACGCGAGTCGGCCGCAACACCAAAATTGACAATGCCGTCCAGATCGGCCACGGCTGCCGCATTGGGGAGGCGTGCGCGCTAGCGTCCCAAGTGGGGCTGGCGGGCGGCGTCACCATTGGCAACCGCGTGCTGCTGGGCGGGCAAGTGGGCGTCGCCAACCAAGCCCACGTTGGTGACGGGGCAGTGGCCACGGCCAAGGCTGGGGTCACTAGCAATGTCGGGGCCGGCCAGGTGGTCTCGGGCTACCCATTGCTGCCCCACTCGCTGTTTCTGCGCGTTAGTGCGATCTATCGCCGCTTGCCCGAGCTCTACCAAAGCATCAAAACGCTCAAGCAGCGATTGCCAGGCTAG
- a CDS encoding aminoacetone oxidase family FAD-binding enzyme, whose product MFIGGGAAGFFGAIACAEANPAMAVTLLEAARQPLTKVRISGGGRCNVTHHCFDPARLVQAYPRGHRELRGPFSRFQPRDTVAWFESRGVPLKTEADGRMFPTTDSSETVVRCLLHQAQQAGVAWQAGTRVQAVRSPAETQHGRFELDLKPGGPLRCDRLAIATGSSACGYRWARHLGHTVRPPVPSLFSFRVDDARLAELAGITVDPVRLRLLGHGRSLQPQTGSLLIAHWGLSGPAALKLSAWGARVLHDCRYRLPLAIDWVPQQDAETLRQRLLALKTETPQRQLTRQNAVALPKRLWRNLLQAAGAQPTQRWAELSKRQLERLVAELKQGHYAIGGRRPYADEFVTCGGVERKEIDFKTMASRRCPGLYWAGEAIDIDAITGGFNFQNAWTTGWLAGRAMAGWDGKR is encoded by the coding sequence ATTTTCATCGGCGGTGGCGCGGCCGGGTTCTTCGGTGCCATTGCCTGCGCCGAAGCCAATCCAGCCATGGCCGTCACGCTGCTGGAGGCGGCGCGGCAGCCGCTGACCAAGGTGCGCATCTCGGGCGGCGGGCGATGCAACGTCACCCACCACTGCTTCGACCCGGCCCGCCTGGTGCAGGCTTACCCGCGCGGCCATCGCGAGCTGCGCGGGCCATTCTCGCGGTTCCAGCCCCGGGACACCGTGGCCTGGTTTGAATCGCGCGGCGTGCCGCTCAAAACCGAGGCCGACGGGCGCATGTTCCCCACCACTGACAGCTCGGAAACGGTCGTGCGCTGCCTGTTGCACCAGGCGCAGCAAGCGGGAGTCGCTTGGCAGGCAGGCACTCGCGTGCAAGCCGTGCGATCGCCGGCCGAGACCCAACACGGCCGGTTTGAGCTGGATCTCAAACCGGGCGGGCCCTTGCGCTGCGATCGCCTCGCCATTGCGACCGGCAGCAGTGCCTGCGGCTATCGGTGGGCCCGCCACTTGGGCCACACCGTCCGGCCGCCGGTGCCGTCGCTGTTTTCGTTTCGCGTCGACGACGCGCGCCTGGCCGAGCTGGCAGGCATTACCGTCGATCCGGTCAGGTTGCGCCTGCTGGGGCACGGTCGGTCCCTGCAACCGCAGACGGGATCGCTTTTGATCGCCCACTGGGGCCTAAGCGGTCCGGCCGCGCTCAAGCTCTCCGCCTGGGGCGCGCGCGTGCTCCACGACTGCCGCTACCGCCTGCCGCTGGCCATCGATTGGGTGCCCCAACAGGACGCCGAAACCCTGCGGCAGCGACTGCTCGCCCTCAAAACCGAAACCCCCCAGCGCCAGCTCACCCGCCAGAACGCCGTCGCGCTGCCCAAGCGGCTGTGGCGCAACTTACTCCAAGCCGCCGGCGCGCAGCCCACCCAACGCTGGGCCGAGCTGTCCAAGCGGCAGCTGGAGCGGCTCGTTGCCGAGCTCAAACAGGGCCACTACGCCATTGGCGGCCGGCGCCCCTACGCCGATGAGTTTGTCACCTGCGGGGGCGTCGAGCGCAAGGAGATCGACTTTAAAACCATGGCGAGCCGCCGCTGCCCGGGCCTCTACTGGGCGGGCGAGGCCATCGATATTGACGCCATTACGGGCGGCTTTAATTTCCAAAACGCCTGGACGACCGGTTGGTTGGCCGGGCGCGCCATGGCCGGCTGGGATGGCAAGCGATGA
- a CDS encoding rubredoxin yields MQNYVCSVCGYVYNPDEGDPDSGIEPGTPFDSLADDWTCPVCGAEKEDFEAE; encoded by the coding sequence ATGCAAAACTACGTTTGTTCGGTCTGCGGCTACGTCTACAACCCGGATGAGGGCGATCCCGATAGCGGCATCGAGCCGGGGACCCCATTCGACAGCCTGGCTGACGATTGGACTTGTCCGGTTTGCGGGGCCGAGAAGGAAGATTTTGAGGCTGAGTGA
- a CDS encoding radical SAM protein, whose protein sequence is MTASGELRANLVEVFSAIQGEGAQVGARQIFIRLAGCDLRCHFCDSAHTWHASASCRIEQTPGRRNFEAHSNPVSQGQLLAWVMQQAQPHLHDSISLTGGEPLLQARFLQAFLPEAITIAQLPVYLETGGHRPQALSRLLPLLDTVGMDIKLPSTSGERRWHAHQASLQRCHAAGVTAFVKLIVAERTDPDELAQAARLVASVDPAIEVFLQPVTPLAEPLPAGELAPPAAEQMLTWQAELKRTLARVRVVPQTHKTLGQL, encoded by the coding sequence ATGACAGCCAGCGGCGAGCTCAGGGCCAATTTGGTCGAGGTTTTCTCGGCCATTCAAGGGGAAGGCGCCCAGGTGGGGGCGCGCCAAATTTTTATCCGCCTGGCCGGTTGCGACCTGCGCTGCCATTTTTGCGACAGCGCTCACACTTGGCACGCGAGCGCGAGCTGCCGCATCGAGCAGACGCCCGGCCGGCGGAACTTCGAAGCGCACTCCAATCCGGTTTCGCAGGGGCAGCTGCTGGCGTGGGTGATGCAGCAAGCCCAGCCCCACCTCCACGACAGCATTAGCCTCACCGGTGGCGAACCGCTACTGCAAGCCCGCTTCCTGCAGGCCTTTTTGCCCGAGGCGATCACGATTGCGCAGCTGCCGGTCTATCTAGAAACGGGCGGCCACCGCCCCCAAGCGCTCTCGCGGCTGCTGCCGCTGCTCGATACAGTCGGCATGGACATCAAGCTGCCCAGTACCAGCGGCGAGCGGCGCTGGCACGCGCATCAGGCATCCTTGCAGCGCTGCCACGCAGCCGGGGTCACCGCATTCGTCAAGCTGATTGTTGCCGAGCGCACCGATCCTGACGAGCTGGCGCAGGCAGCTCGCCTGGTTGCCAGTGTCGATCCGGCCATTGAGGTCTTTCTGCAACCCGTCACGCCGCTGGCCGAGCCGCTACCGGCCGGCGAGCTGGCACCGCCTGCGGCCGAGCAAATGCTGACTTGGCAGGCCGAGCTCAAGCGTACGCTCGCTCGCGTGCGCGTCGTGCCGCAGACCCACAAGACCCTCGGTCAGCTCTGA